The following is a genomic window from Stenotrophomonas maltophilia.
CCCATCACCGCAACGGTACCGGCGATTTCTTCCGGGGTGGCCGGCTGCAGGTGGGTCTCGGTCAGCACTTCCTTGTCGGTATCCAGGCCACGCAGCGTGATCGGCTCGCCGATCGGCTTCAGCGTGGAGCTGATGACCTCGCCGGTCTTGGGATGCTTGCGGCGCGGCGCGGCCAGGCTGTAGACGACCTGGTCGACCTGGCCGAGATCGGCCTTGATCATCTCGATGGTCCTGGCCTTCACTTCATCGGAGAAGGCATCGCCATTGATGCTCTTGGCGTACAGGCCGGCTTCGTCGGCGTACTTGTGGAACGCCGCCGAGTTGTACCAGCCCGCCGTGCCCGGCTTGGTCTCGCTGCCCGGGCGCTCGAAGAAGATGCCCAGGGTCGCCGCGCCACTGCCGAAGGCAGCGGTGATGCGCGCGGCCAGGCCGTAGCCGGTGGAGGCGCCGATCACCAGCACGCGCTTGGGGCCATTCTGGATCGGCGGACGCGCGCGGATGTAATCGATCTGCTGCTTGACCGCGGCCTCGCAGCCGGTCGGGTGGGTGGTGACGCAGATGAAGCCGCGGACGCGCGGTTTGATGACCATGGATACCTCGGGTTGGCAGATGCGGCGCGCGGGGCGCTCAGCAGGAGTACGGGCGGGCGCCTGCGCGCGCGAACCGCAGGATCGTAGTGCGCGGGGGCCGATTGCACAACCGACGCTGGCGTAGGGTGGGGTTTGTTCTGCAGGGTTGCACCCTGCACCCGCCGAATCAACGTCAACGTCAACGTCAACGTCAAAAGCGAGCTACCTGTGGGATGGCGGGGCGGGTCCGGTTGCGGGGGACACCGTAAACCCATCCTTGGGGGCTTGGCCGCGGCATCCATGCCGCGGACACCCCCGCAACCGGACCCACCCCGCCTTCGACAGTTCTCTGCGATCTGTCGGAACCGCATTCTGCTCTGGTGGGTGTCGACCTTGGTCGACACCTACCAACAGCCGCAGGAATGATCTGGGGCAGAGCCCCCTGAGTCAGGGGGCGGCCGCGAAGCGGCGGGGGTCTGGGAGCTGGTAAGTGGGGCCCACGGTTCGCGCAGCGAAGCGTGGGAGCGACAGCGCGCATGCGATGACGCGTACCAGCCCTGCAACACAAAAAACCCCGCTTGCGCGGGGTTCTCTGTGTGTTGCATGCCGCAGGTGATTACGGGCGACGGGCCAGGGCCTCGACGTCCTTTGCCTTGGGCAGCAGGTCCTGCTTGCTGACGCGCAGGAAACCGATCGTCAGCATCGGCACCGCCACCAGGATCGAGGACAGCACCACGATCACCGCACCAATCATGTGCGTCTCGGCCAGGCCTTCCATCGAGCTGCCGCCGTACAGGTACAGGGCCAGCGCCGACAGGAAGAACATCACCGCGGTGATCACCGTACGCGACAGCGTCTGGTTGATCGAACGGTTCAGCACTTCCATCGAGTCCACGCGCAGGCTGCGGAAGTTCTCGCGGACGCGGTCGAAGACCACGATGATGTCGTTGATCGCAAAGCCCATCACCGACAGCAGGCCGGCCAGCACGGTCAGGTCGAACTCACGGCCCAGCAGGGACACGTAAGCCACCGTCACGATCAGGTCGAACATCGCCACGATGCTGGCGGTGACCGCGAACTTCCATTCGAAGCGCACCGCGATGTAGATCAGGAAGCCGGCCAGCATGAAGATGGTGGCATACAGGCCATTCATCGCCAGGTCCTTGCCGATCTGCGGACCCACGAACTCGTTACGCAACACCGTGGCCTGGTTGTCGGCCGACGACAGCGCCTTCACCACAGCCGCAGCGGTCGCCTTGTCTTCGGTGGCGGCAGCGCCGGTACCCGGGGCGTGCTCGCCGTGCGGAGCCAGGCGGATCAGCAGGTCGGTGTTGCCACCGACACTCTGCACCTGGGCGCCATCAAAGCCATTCTGCTCGAGCTTGGTACGGACCTGCTCGACGTCCACCGGCTTGTCGAAGCGGGCTTCGATCAGGGTGCCGCCGGTGAAGTCCAGCGCGTAGTTGAAACCCTTGAACGCGATGATGCTGATCGACGCCAGGAACACCACGATGGTGACTGCCATGGCGACATGGCGCCAACGCATGAAGTCGATCTTGGTGTCGTTCGGGAGGATATGCAGCGGAAACAGTTTCATTGTGCGTGTCCTCCCGTCAGATGGCCACGTTCTGGAGCTTCTTGCGGCGGCCGTAGATCAGCGTCGCCAGCGCACGCGACACGGTGATCGCGGTGAACATGGAGGCGAAAATACCGATGATCATGGTCAGCGCGAAGCCCTTCAGCGGACCGGTACCGAATGCGAACAACGCCACACCGACGATCAGGCCGGTCAGGTTGGCGTCGAGGATGGTGCCCGAGGCTCGCTCGTAACCGGTCACGATCGCGGTCTTGCCCGGCACGCCGGCACGCAGCTCTTCACGGATACGCTCGTTGATCAGCACGTTGGCGTCCACCGACAGGCCAACCGACAACGCCAGGCCGGCGAAGCCCGGCAGGGTCATGGTCGCGCCGAACAGCGACATCACCGCCACCACGATCAGCAGGTTGAACAGCATCGCCGCCGAGGTGATCACGCCGAACATGCGGTAGTACACGCTGAAAAACACCAGAGTGAACAGGAATGCGAACACCACCGCGCGCATGCCGTTCTTGACATTCTCGGCACCGAGGCTCGGGCCGACCACACGCTCTTCGACGAAGTCCATCGGCGCGGCCAGCGAACCGGACTTCAGCAGCTTGGCCAGGTCTTCGGCTTCCTTCTTCTGCAGGCCGGTGGTCTGGAAGTTCTTGCCGAACACGCCGTTGATGTTGGCCACCGAGATCACTTCCTCGTTGACCTTGAAGCCACGCACTTCCTGGCCGTCAACGACGGTCACGGTCGGCACGCGTTCGGTGTAGACCACCGCCATCGGCTTGTTCACGTTGGCGCTGGTGAAGTCGAACATGCGCTGGCCGCCGACATTGTTCAGCGTCACGCTGACCGCCGGCGAGCCGCTGTTGGAGTCGGTCACCGCCTGCGCGCCGACCATCTGGTCGCCGGTGACGATCACGCGCTTGTTCAGCAGGATCGGACCGCCGCCGTCACGGCGCTGGTAGACCTTGGCTTCCGGCGGGATGCGGCCGGAGCTGATCGCGTCCTGTGCGTTGCCTTCCACCACCGCGCGATATTCCAGGGTGGCGGTGGCGCCGATCATGCGCTTGGCTTCGGCGGTGTCCTGCACGCCCGGCAGCTGCACGACCACGCGGTCGGCACCCTGGCGCTGGATGATCGGCTCGGCCACGCCGAGCTGGTTGACGCGGTTGCGCAGGGTATTGATGTTCTGCTCGATGGCACCGTTGGCGATCTGTGCGATCTCGGCTTCCGGCACGGTCACCGTGATGCGGCTGCCACTGACGTCATAGCCGAGGGTCGGCTGCGCCTTGACCAGGGCGGCGCGGGCACGCTGCGCGGCGTCATCGCCGGCGGACGGGCTCAGGTTGGCCACGATGCTGTTGTCCGCACGGCGCTCCACCGACTGGTAGGCGATGCGGGCGTCACGCAGGGTGCTGCGCACGTCTTCGGTATAGGCATCCAGGCGCTTGTCCAGCGCAGCCTTCTGGTCGACCTGCAGCACGAAGTGCACGCCACCCTGCAGGTCCAGGCCCAGCACCATCGGGCGGCCGCCGAGCTTGGACAGCCAGTCCGGCACGGTCGAGGCCAGGTTCAGGGCCACGGTGTACTTTTCACCGACGGTGTCACGCAGCGCATCGCTGGCCGCGGACTGCGCCTTCAGGTCCGGCAGGCGGACGATCAGGCTTTCCCCTTCCTTCTCGGCACCGAGGGTGGTGACACCGGCCGTCTTCAGGTCGGCCAGCACACGGTCGCGCAGCGCATCGTCGATCTGCCCGCCACGGTTGGCGGTGATCTGGATGGCCGGGTCCTTCTGGTAGATGTTGGGCAGCGCGTACAGCGCGCTGAGCGCCAGTACGATCAGGATGACGACGTACTTCCAGCGTGGAAATTCGAGCATTGCTTGGGTCCCGCGCGGCGCCATCCCCGGCGCCGCGGTTGTGCATCGGAAAGGGAGTGGCTTACTGGGCCGACTTCAGGGTGCCGGCCGGCAGCACGTTGCCGACGGCGCCCTTCTGCACGCGGATGCGCACGTTGTCGGCCACTTCGATGGTGATGAAGTTGTCGCCGATGTCGGTGACGATGCCGGCGATGCCACCGTTGGTCAGCACTTCGTCGCCACGCTTGATCTTCTCCAGCATGGCCTTGTGCTCCTTCTGCCGCTTCATCTGCGGGCGGATCATCAGGAAGTACATGATGGCGATCAGGATGATCGGGAACAGCAGCGTGGTCAGGCCCATGCCCTGCGGTTGGCCGCCGGCGGCCTGGGCGTGGGCGGCGGGAATCAGGAAGGCAAGCAGGTTCATCGTTGGTCCTTTGGTTGGGCGGCGCTCCCGTCCCTTCAGGGGCGGGGGTGTCGACCGCGGATCTGGGTCAGCCTTGAAGTATGCCACGGCCCCAGGCGTTCGTCCTTGGGCCGTTCGGCAGGGGGCATCCGGAGTTACAGGGGCGGGGCCACCGCCCCACGTGCCGCGTAGAAGGACTCGCGGAAGGCCAGGAAGGTTCCCGCCTCGATCGCGGCCCGGATGTCGGCCATCAGTTTTTCGTAATAGAACAGGTTGTGCAGGGTGCCCAGCATCGGCGCCAGCATCTCGTTGCAGCGGTCCAGGTGACGCAGGTAGGAGCGGGTATAGCCGCCGGTGCAGGCCACGCAGCCGCAGCCCGGCTCGATCGGATCCATGTCGCGCGCGTACTGGGAATTGCGGATGCGAACGGTGCCGAACGAGGTGAAATAGTGGCCGTTGCGCGCATTGCGGGTCGGCATCACGCAATCGAACATATCCACGCCGCGGGCCACGCCTTCCACCAGGTCTTCCGGCCGGCCCACGCCCATCAGGTAGCGCGGGCGGTCGCCGGGCAGCTCCGGGTCCAGGTGGTCGAGCATGGCGTTGCGCTCGTGCTCCGGCTCGCCCACGGCCAGGCCGCCGATGGCATAGCCATCGAAGCCGATCGCCTGCAGGGCCTCGGCCGAGCGGCTGCGCAGGTCGGTATGCACCCCGCCCTGCACGATGCCGAACAGGGCTGCGTCGTTGCCCAGCTCGTCATGCGCGTTGCGGCTTCGCTGGGCCCAGCGCAGGCTCAGCTCCATCGAACGGCGGGCAACATCCTCGGTGGCCGGGTACGGGGTGCACTCGTCGAAGATCATCACCACGTCCGAATCGAGCACCTTCTGGATCTTCATGCTCTCCTCCGGGCCCAGGAACACGCGGGCACCGTCGGTGGGCGAGGCAAAGGTCACGCCCTGCTCGGTGATCTTGCGGCGGTGGGCCAGCGAGAACACCTGGAAACCGCCGGAGTCGGTCAGGATCGGGCCGTCCCAGCGGCAGAAGCCATGCAGGCCACCGTGGTCGGCGATGATGTCCAGGCCCGGGCGCAGGTACAGGTGGAAGGTGTTGCCGAGGATGATCTCGGCGCCCAGCGCACGCACCTGGTCCGGCAGGATGCCCTTGACCGAGCCATACGTTCCCACCGGCATGAAAGCCGGCGTTTCCACCGTGCCACGCGGGAAGGTCAGGCGGCCACGACGGGCACGGCCATCGCGGGTCTTGAGCTGGAACTGCAGTCGGGACATGGAGCGGTCGTTCAGGCAAATAGTCGCCTATTGTCTCCCAAAGCGGCCGATGCCGGTAGCGCCGGGCCATGCCCGGCGCCCCTTGGGCCCTCCCTCCCCGCCGGGCATGGCCCGGCGCTACCGTTACTGTTCCTGCGGGAACAGCAGCATCGCGTCGCCGTAGCTGAAGAAGCGGTAGCGCTGCTCGATCGCGTGCTGGTAGGCCTCGAACACGCGCTCCTTGCCGGCAAACGCGGAGATCATCATCAGCAGCGTGCTTTCCGGCAGGTGGAAGTTGGTCACCATCGCGTCGACGCTGCGGATGCGGTAGCCCGGGGTGATGAAGATCTGGGTCTCGCCGGCGAACGGCAGCAGCTCACCGCCACGCATCGCACTTTCCAGCGCGCGCACCACGGTGGTGCCCACGCCGATCACCCGGCCGCCGGCCGCGCGCGTGCGCCGCACCTGCTGGACCAGTTCAGCGCCGACGTTCAGCCACTCGCGGTGCATCACGTGGTCCTTCAGGTCATCTGCGCGCACCGGCTGGAAGGTACCCGCACCCACATGCAGGGTGACATGGCCGAACTCCACGCCCTTGTCCTTCAGCGCGGCCAGCAGCGGTTCGTCGAAGTGCAGGCCGGCCGTTGGCGCGGCCACCGCGCCCACTTCGCGCGCGAACACGGTCTGGTAGCGCTCGCGGTCGTCCACGCCCGGCTCGCGCTGGATGTAGGGCGGCAGCGGCAGGCGCCCGGCATGCAACAGCCACTGCTCCAGCGCTTCGGGCACGTGGAACTGCAGCACGTAGAACTCGCCGTCGCGGCCCAGCACCTCGGCCTCGCCGCCCGCGTCCAGCGCGATACGGCTGCCGGCCTTCGGCGACTTGCTGGCCCCGACCTGCGCACGCGCCTGCTGGCCGCCGAGCAGGCGCTCGATCAGGATCTCCACGCGGCCACCACTGGCCTTCTGCCCGAACAGGCGCGCCGGGATCACCCGGGTATCGTTGAACACCAGCAGGTCGCCCGGCTGCAGCAGCGACGGCAGGTCGCGCACCTGCAGGTCGGTGAAGGCGGCCGGCGCTGCGGGCACCAGCATCAGACGGCTGGCCGAGCGTTCGGCCAGGGGCGCCTGCGCAATCAGTTCAGCCGGCAGGTCGTAATGGAAATCGGACTTCTTCAAGGCAGTGGGCGGCAACAGGTCGACAATGGCGCGCATTGTACGGCCAGCGTCTGCGAGCCGGCGCGCTTCGCGGCGAACGTCGCGCAAAATGCTGCTATGCAGCAGGTTTCTGCGGGGTTATCGCGCAAAAAAACAAGTGCTAGCATCGAGTTGGAAGTCCGCTGCACGAGCCTGCCCCGAAGCGCGCGTGATGACGCGCGTTTTGCTTTTGAAGGCCCGTGCGACCCAACGTTTCAGGAGATCTGCAATGAGCTTCATCGAACGCCTCGCCCCCCTGCGCAGCCAGCCCGGCACTCGTCTCACCACCGGCCTGGACGACGCGACCCTGACCGCCCTGTCCGCCAACCACCCGCAGCTGATCGCCGCCGTGGACGCCGCCGCCGAGGAATTCGCGCGCGTGCAGGCCGACCTGGGGCCGCTGCTGGCGCAGGACGAACAGGCGCAGATCGATGCCATGCAGGACGGCTTCGTCAACTTCTATGCCGATGACGCGGTGACCCCGTACGTGGCGCTGGCCGCGCGCGGCCCGTGGGTGGTCACCTTGAAGGGCGCGGTGCTGTACGACGCCGGTGGCTACGGCATGCTCGGCTTCGGGCACACTCCGGACGTGGTGCTGGAGGCGATGGCGCGTCCGCAGGTGATGGCCAACATCATGACCCCCAGCCTGTCGCAGCAGCGCTTCATCAGTGCCCTGCGCGCGGAGATCGGCCACCGCCGTGGCGGCTGCCCGTTCACCCGCTTCATGTGCCTGAACTCCGGCTCCGAGGCGGTCGGCCTGGCCGCGCGCATCGCCGACGTCAACGCCAAGCTGCAGACCGACCCGGGCGCACGCCACGCCGGCGCCGCGATCAAGCGCGTGGTGGTCAAGGGCAGCTTCCATGGCCGCACCGATCGGCCGGCGCTGTACTCCGATTCCAGCCGCAAGAGCTACCTGCAGCACCTGGCCAGCTACCGTGGCGAGGACTCGGTGATCACCGTGGCGCCGTACGACGAGGCCGGCCTGCGCAAGGTGTTCGAGGATGCCGCGCGCAACCAGTGGTTCATCGAAGCGGTGTTCCTGGAGCCAGTGATGGGCGAAGGCGACCCGGGCCGTTCGGTGCCGCCGTCGTTCTATGCCGTTGCCCGCGAGCTGACCCGTGCGCACGGCAGCCTGCTGCTGCTCGACTCGATCCAGGCCGGCCTGCGTGCGCATGGCGTGCTGTCGGTGGTCGACTATCCGGGCTTTGAAGACCTGGACCCGCCGGACATGGAGACCTACTCCAAGGCACTCAACGCCGCGCAGTTCCCGCTGTCGGTGCTGGCGGTGACCGACCATGCCGCGCAGCTGTACCGCAAGGGCATCTACGGCAACACCATGACCAGCAACCCGCGCGCGCTGGACGTGGCCTGCGCCACGCTGGCGCAGCTGACCCCTCAGGTGCGCGCCAACATCGCCGAGCGCGGCGCCGAAGCGGTGCGCAAGCTGGAGCAGCTCAAGGGCGAGCTGGGCGGGCTGATCACCAAGGTGCAGGGCACCGGCCTGCTGTTCTCCTGTGAGCTGGCCCCGCAGTTCAAGTGCTACGGCACCCACTCCACCGAGGAATGGCTGCGCCAGCACGGCATCAACGTGATCCACGGTGGCGAGAACTCGCTGCGCTTCACCCCGCACTTCGGCATGGACAGCGAGGAGCTGGACCTGCTGGTGGGCATGGTCGGCCGCGCCCTGCGTGAAGGCCCGCGCCGGGAGCAGGCCGCAGCAGCGTAAGCCCCCGCCTCCGTAGCGCCGAAGGAAGCGGCAGGAGCCGCTGCCAACGTCGCTGGCGACGGCCCGGAGGGTGCCGGGCAGGACGACCGGCATAGCCCATGCTCGACTGGGCCGGCCTTTGTAGAGTTGAGCTTGCTCGACCGGGCCGTTGCCGGGATCTGAATGAAGGGCAGTCGAGCAAGCTCGACGCTACGGAAAGCCTCATACTCCACCAGCACCCCGCCCGCGACCGCTGACCCGGTCGCTGGCGGGGCGTTTTCGTTTCCGCACCAAGAGACAGGAACCCCCATGAAGTCCATCTGCGTCTACTGTGGCTCCAACGCCGGCAGCAAGCCGGCCTATACCGAACGCGCCATCGCGCTGGGTGACCGCATCGCCCGCGATGGCCTGCGCCTGGTGTACGGCGGCGGCAACGTCGGCCTGATGGGCACCGTGGCCAATGCCGTGCTGGCTGCCGGCGGCGAAGTGACCGGCGTGATTCCGCGCCAGCTGGCCGACTGGGAAGTGGCCCATCGCGGCCTGACCGAACTGGAGATCGTCGGCTCGATGCATGAGCGCAAGTCGCGCATGTTCGATCTGGCCGATGGCTTCGTCGCCCTGCCCGGCGGCTTCGGCACCCTGGAAGAGATCTTCGAGATGCTGACCTGGCGCCAGCTGGGCATCGGCAACAAGCCATGCGCCTTCCTCGATGTGGACGGCTTCTACGCGCCGCTGATCGGCATGATCGATCGCATGGTGGAAGAGCGTTTCCTGCACCCGGACCAGCGCCAGGATCTGTGGTACGGCTCGGACATCGACGCGATGCTGGCCTGGATGCGCAATTACCAGCCGGCCCAGGCGTCGAAGTGGATCGACGAGAAGCGCCGCGCCGCCCTGCGTTGAGACGGCAACACGCGGCCGCTCAGGCTGCCGCGTGCGCCCACGGTGCGGGCCGGCCCAACAGGTAGCCCTGCCCGTAGTCACAGCCGAGTTCGCGCAGGGTCTGCCGCTGCGCCTCGGTTTCGATGCCTTCACCGATGGTTTCAATGCCCAGCGTGCGCGCCAGTGACAGCACACCTTCCACCAGCGCGCGCGTGCTGTGCACTTCCGGACCGTGCAGCCCGGCAATGAAGCTCTGGTCGATCTTCAACGTGCTGATCGGGAAACGGTGCAGGTAGGACAGCGCCGAGAAGCCGGTACCGAAATCGTCCAGCTGCACCTGGATGCCACGCTCGCGCAGGCCTTGCAGGATGCGCAGCGTGTGCGGGCCATCGTCCAGCAGCGCCACCTCGGTGATCTCCAGCCGCAGCCGGCGCGGGTCGGCGCCGCAGGCATCGAGCAGGCCGAACAGGCGGGTGCTGAAGCCGGCCGAGCGGAAATGGCGCGGCGATACGTTCACCGAGACGTAGCCCTGCCCGCCCTCGGCCAGGCCAGCGATGACCTGTTCGTAGATCAGCCAGTCAACCTGCTCGATCAGGCCACTCTCCTCGCCCAGCTCGAGGAATGCGCCGGGCAGCAGCAGGCCGCGGCGCTCATGCTGCCAGCGCAGCAGCGCTTCGTGGCCGACCACCTCGCCATTGCACAGGCGCACGATCGGCTGGTAGAACGGCACGAAGTCGCGGTTATTGATGGCACGGCGCAGATCGGCCTCCAGATCGAGGCTGCGCATGGCCTGCTCGCGCATGTCCTCATCGAAGATCGCGCAACGATCATGGCCCTGCGCCTTGGCCCGGTACATGGCCGCGTCCGCATCGCGCAGCAGCTCTTCGCCGGTGCGATAGCGCGGGTTCCACAAGGCAATGCCCAGGCTTCCGGACGGGAACAGCTCGCGCCCGGCGATCCACATCGATTCCTGCAGGGCCAGCAGCAACCGCTGGCCGAAGTCCAGTGCCTGTGCCAGCCCCTGCGGGCATTGCAGCAGCACCGCGAACTCGTCGCCGCCCAGCCGCGCCACCACATCATCGGAGCCGGCCATCGATACGATGCGCTTGGCCACCTCCACCAGCATGCGGTCGCCCGCAGCGTGGCCGATGCTGTCGTTGACCAGCTTGAACCGATCCAGGTCGAGGAACAGCACGGCGAACACCGGGCCGCCCTCGCGCCGGGCCAGCGCCAGCGCGTCCTGCAGCCGATCAAGCAGATGCAGGCGATTGGGCAGGCCGGTCAACGCGTCATGCATCGCCTGGTGGGTCAAGCGCTGTTCGGCGCGCAGGCGCTCGCCAATCTGGCCGAGCAGCTTCTCGTTGACCTCGGCCAGCTCGCGGGTGCGCTCTTCCACGCGCTTTTCAAGTTCGGCGTGCGCAGAACGCAGCCGCTGCTGGTCGCGCTGGCGGGCCAGACCGGTACCAATGTTCTGCGCGACGAATGTCAGCAGGCGCTGGTCATGCACGCTGAACGTGCTGTTCTGGCTGTAGCTCTGCACCACGATCGCACCCACCACCTCGTCGTCGCGCAGCAGCGGCACGCCCAGCCAGCAGTGCGAGCGGGCGCCGTGTTCACGCACCTCGCCGGCGGCCAGCAGCGCATCGATCTGCGCACGCGAGGCCAGCAACGGCCGCCGGTT
Proteins encoded in this region:
- the queA gene encoding tRNA preQ1(34) S-adenosylmethionine ribosyltransferase-isomerase QueA, with the protein product MRAIVDLLPPTALKKSDFHYDLPAELIAQAPLAERSASRLMLVPAAPAAFTDLQVRDLPSLLQPGDLLVFNDTRVIPARLFGQKASGGRVEILIERLLGGQQARAQVGASKSPKAGSRIALDAGGEAEVLGRDGEFYVLQFHVPEALEQWLLHAGRLPLPPYIQREPGVDDRERYQTVFAREVGAVAAPTAGLHFDEPLLAALKDKGVEFGHVTLHVGAGTFQPVRADDLKDHVMHREWLNVGAELVQQVRRTRAAGGRVIGVGTTVVRALESAMRGGELLPFAGETQIFITPGYRIRSVDAMVTNFHLPESTLLMMISAFAGKERVFEAYQHAIEQRYRFFSYGDAMLLFPQEQ
- the tgt gene encoding tRNA guanosine(34) transglycosylase Tgt; protein product: MSRLQFQLKTRDGRARRGRLTFPRGTVETPAFMPVGTYGSVKGILPDQVRALGAEIILGNTFHLYLRPGLDIIADHGGLHGFCRWDGPILTDSGGFQVFSLAHRRKITEQGVTFASPTDGARVFLGPEESMKIQKVLDSDVVMIFDECTPYPATEDVARRSMELSLRWAQRSRNAHDELGNDAALFGIVQGGVHTDLRSRSAEALQAIGFDGYAIGGLAVGEPEHERNAMLDHLDPELPGDRPRYLMGVGRPEDLVEGVARGVDMFDCVMPTRNARNGHYFTSFGTVRIRNSQYARDMDPIEPGCGCVACTGGYTRSYLRHLDRCNEMLAPMLGTLHNLFYYEKLMADIRAAIEAGTFLAFRESFYAARGAVAPPL
- the secF gene encoding protein translocase subunit SecF; the encoded protein is MKLFPLHILPNDTKIDFMRWRHVAMAVTIVVFLASISIIAFKGFNYALDFTGGTLIEARFDKPVDVEQVRTKLEQNGFDGAQVQSVGGNTDLLIRLAPHGEHAPGTGAAATEDKATAAAVVKALSSADNQATVLRNEFVGPQIGKDLAMNGLYATIFMLAGFLIYIAVRFEWKFAVTASIVAMFDLIVTVAYVSLLGREFDLTVLAGLLSVMGFAINDIIVVFDRVRENFRSLRVDSMEVLNRSINQTLSRTVITAVMFFLSALALYLYGGSSMEGLAETHMIGAVIVVLSSILVAVPMLTIGFLRVSKQDLLPKAKDVEALARRP
- a CDS encoding aminotransferase class III-fold pyridoxal phosphate-dependent enzyme; translation: MSFIERLAPLRSQPGTRLTTGLDDATLTALSANHPQLIAAVDAAAEEFARVQADLGPLLAQDEQAQIDAMQDGFVNFYADDAVTPYVALAARGPWVVTLKGAVLYDAGGYGMLGFGHTPDVVLEAMARPQVMANIMTPSLSQQRFISALRAEIGHRRGGCPFTRFMCLNSGSEAVGLAARIADVNAKLQTDPGARHAGAAIKRVVVKGSFHGRTDRPALYSDSSRKSYLQHLASYRGEDSVITVAPYDEAGLRKVFEDAARNQWFIEAVFLEPVMGEGDPGRSVPPSFYAVARELTRAHGSLLLLDSIQAGLRAHGVLSVVDYPGFEDLDPPDMETYSKALNAAQFPLSVLAVTDHAAQLYRKGIYGNTMTSNPRALDVACATLAQLTPQVRANIAERGAEAVRKLEQLKGELGGLITKVQGTGLLFSCELAPQFKCYGTHSTEEWLRQHGINVIHGGENSLRFTPHFGMDSEELDLLVGMVGRALREGPRREQAAAA
- the yajC gene encoding preprotein translocase subunit YajC, producing MNLLAFLIPAAHAQAAGGQPQGMGLTTLLFPIILIAIMYFLMIRPQMKRQKEHKAMLEKIKRGDEVLTNGGIAGIVTDIGDNFITIEVADNVRIRVQKGAVGNVLPAGTLKSAQ
- the secD gene encoding protein translocase subunit SecD — protein: MLEFPRWKYVVILIVLALSALYALPNIYQKDPAIQITANRGGQIDDALRDRVLADLKTAGVTTLGAEKEGESLIVRLPDLKAQSAASDALRDTVGEKYTVALNLASTVPDWLSKLGGRPMVLGLDLQGGVHFVLQVDQKAALDKRLDAYTEDVRSTLRDARIAYQSVERRADNSIVANLSPSAGDDAAQRARAALVKAQPTLGYDVSGSRITVTVPEAEIAQIANGAIEQNINTLRNRVNQLGVAEPIIQRQGADRVVVQLPGVQDTAEAKRMIGATATLEYRAVVEGNAQDAISSGRIPPEAKVYQRRDGGGPILLNKRVIVTGDQMVGAQAVTDSNSGSPAVSVTLNNVGGQRMFDFTSANVNKPMAVVYTERVPTVTVVDGQEVRGFKVNEEVISVANINGVFGKNFQTTGLQKKEAEDLAKLLKSGSLAAPMDFVEERVVGPSLGAENVKNGMRAVVFAFLFTLVFFSVYYRMFGVITSAAMLFNLLIVVAVMSLFGATMTLPGFAGLALSVGLSVDANVLINERIREELRAGVPGKTAIVTGYERASGTILDANLTGLIVGVALFAFGTGPLKGFALTMIIGIFASMFTAITVSRALATLIYGRRKKLQNVAI
- a CDS encoding bifunctional diguanylate cyclase/phosphodiesterase; protein product: MSTHVEPAEEPPHEAVLSTALVRALHGLLPDPAVVRVGWDDPQLGSGQAGWPPVAVTAGAAIQGGDDGSHGWVHDGARLRLSVEGAVPSAAWWGLARQAMELALQRGRQAGQIKALEEAERLQQALFQIADLAGADLEMAEMLRHVHGVLGTLMYAENCYIVEYDDVRDQIRFLYFADQVDDFVADPSQSHDASEMPRSLTVALLRHGKPLSGPSRELLARVVEQEHDPQRGPESLDWLGVPMLRDGRVCGAIVVQSYERAARYGEAERALLGFVAQHVQTAMDRRQAQVRLEQQVERRTQELQRANRSLQDEVAERRRAEQLQTALYNIAEMAMSADSLAQFYGQVHGVVGRLLDARNFYIALVNAAGNGLDFVYSVDEHNASRAPRPFSRGLTEYVVRNRRPLLASRAQIDALLAAGEVREHGARSHCWLGVPLLRDDEVVGAIVVQSYSQNSTFSVHDQRLLTFVAQNIGTGLARQRDQQRLRSAHAELEKRVEERTRELAEVNEKLLGQIGERLRAEQRLTHQAMHDALTGLPNRLHLLDRLQDALALARREGGPVFAVLFLDLDRFKLVNDSIGHAAGDRMLVEVAKRIVSMAGSDDVVARLGGDEFAVLLQCPQGLAQALDFGQRLLLALQESMWIAGRELFPSGSLGIALWNPRYRTGEELLRDADAAMYRAKAQGHDRCAIFDEDMREQAMRSLDLEADLRRAINNRDFVPFYQPIVRLCNGEVVGHEALLRWQHERRGLLLPGAFLELGEESGLIEQVDWLIYEQVIAGLAEGGQGYVSVNVSPRHFRSAGFSTRLFGLLDACGADPRRLRLEITEVALLDDGPHTLRILQGLRERGIQVQLDDFGTGFSALSYLHRFPISTLKIDQSFIAGLHGPEVHSTRALVEGVLSLARTLGIETIGEGIETEAQRQTLRELGCDYGQGYLLGRPAPWAHAAA
- a CDS encoding TIGR00730 family Rossman fold protein, with protein sequence MKSICVYCGSNAGSKPAYTERAIALGDRIARDGLRLVYGGGNVGLMGTVANAVLAAGGEVTGVIPRQLADWEVAHRGLTELEIVGSMHERKSRMFDLADGFVALPGGFGTLEEIFEMLTWRQLGIGNKPCAFLDVDGFYAPLIGMIDRMVEERFLHPDQRQDLWYGSDIDAMLAWMRNYQPAQASKWIDEKRRAALR